Below is a window of Hyphomonas neptunium ATCC 15444 DNA.
GACGCGGCGGCCGCAACGCCGCCGGAGGCAAAGAAGGTAAAGCTGGACGGTTGCCCTGACACTGAACGAGAGGCGCGCCAACTGCTTGCCAATCGCCCGGAAATAGGCCGGCTCAGCGACGGCAGAGACGCAGAATACGCTTATCCGGCAGGCGGCCTCACCCTGTTCGGTTCGCCGGTAAGCCGTCTTACCGTCAAAGACGACCTTTACCGGTTTGGCCTGAGCGGCGCCTTTGCCGGTCACGAGAAAAAATTTGCGCAGCGCTATCGTACAGATTGCGCCGAAGACGGGATCAGCGACTATTGCCAGAAATCCCATGAGCGCAAGAATGGCTACATATCGTTTGCGACCCTGGCAGATTCCGATTGGCCAGAGGGCATGCGCCCGCGGCAGACCTATCTGAGCTGTCTCTACAAATGAGGGTGTTGCCCTCAAAGCCAGACACAGTGTCTCGGTCTTATCGGTGATGCTGCATCAGAATGAGCTTCGAGAGATTCGGTGGCCGGCCCGAAAGAGTTAGCGAGTTCTTAAGAAACTCGTGGGAATTTTCTATCCAATCATGAAGCAAAGAATTTGCGGAAACGGGCGGTCTGGCGGATGGCGCGCGGGCCGGTTTCTACTGTGTGGAGCGCTTCCTGATTGCCCCTTGCGAACAATGATGGAGATGACCTGTGTCGCAAACTGCTTATCTGGTTTCCTGCGAAGTTCTGTGCGGCGAGGGGAGCGATGGCGCCCTGGAAGGCATGGACAGCGCGTATGTGATCGTTGGCGTCTATGCCGCCAATGAAGACGAAGCGATGACGAAGATCGAGGAGTCGTTCGAGGAAGAAGGCTACGCGCTGGTTGAGGCGGAGTGGATTTCGGCCGCGGGCGATGTGGAATGGGACGAGGCGGAAGCCGCCGCTGAGGCCGCCGACCTGGTGGCGCGTCTGGCGACCATTCCCGAAGAGGTGGTCTATGGCCCGCTCTATCCGGCGATGGATGAAGATGACACCGAAGAAGTGGACGAGGCGGCCTGAGGGGCAGCCTGGGGTCCTAAGGATTGAATGGGGAAAGAGAAGCGGCCACTCCGGGGAGTGGCCGCTTTTTTGTTGGCTTGTTTCTTTCCGGGATGTTGAACTCAGAGGCGCTGTTGCGCGCCCTCACCCCCACCCCCCTCTCCCAAGGGAGCGGGGGCTTTAGGCGGAGTTACTTACCCTTCCAGACAGGCGCGCGTTTTTCGATGAAGGCTTTGGGGCCTTCTTTGTAGTCTTCGGTGTTGATGATGCTGGCGAAGGCGACGCCGGAGTCTTTCCAGAGTTCTTCGTCGGTTTTGGCTGTCGCGCTGATCGCGACGGCGCGGCTGGCGGCGACGGCGAGGGGGGCGTTGGCGGTGATGCGGCCGGCGAGCTTTTCGGCTTCGGCCATCACGTCGGCTTCCGGGACGACCTTGTTGACCATGCCGAGCTCGTAAGCGCGCTGCGAGGAGAGCGGGTCACCCGTGAGGATGGCTTCCAGGGCGACGGCTTTGCCGATCTGGCGGGGCAGGCGGAAGAGGCCGCCGGCGCCGGCGACGAGCGAGCGCTTGACTTCCGGCAGGCCGAAATTGGTGTCGTCGGCCGCCACGATCATGTCGCAGGAAAGCGCGATCTCTGTGCCGCCGGCCAGCGCCGAGCCTGTGATGGCGGCGATGAGAGGCTTGGTGCGCTCGCGCTTGGCGATGCCGGCGAAGCCACCCTTCTTGGTGGAGAGGGCGCCGCCATTGCCGGCGGAGATTTCTTTCAGGTCTGCGCCAGCGCAGAACGCTTTGCCGACGGCGGTGAGGATGCCGACCCAGACTTCCGGATCTGATTCCATCTGGTCGAGCGCAGCTTCCATGGTGGCGGCCATTTCGCCGTTGATGGCGTTGCGGGCTTCGGGGCGGTTCATCGTGATGATCGCGACGTGGCCTTTTTTGACGTATTCGACGGGCATTGTGGGTCTCTCCCTTAACTGAGTGGCACTCAGCTAAGAGGGTTTCCGCAACGTCGCGCAAGAACCCCTCTTGCGCGACGTTGGGGCAAGGGGCGAGAGAGTTACGTCATGAAGCTGACACTCGACCCCCAATATGAAGCCTTTCGCGCAGAAGTCTCTGACACGCTGGCGAAGAACGCTCATCTCGCGCCCACGTCTGAGGACAAGGGCTACAAGAACGCCAAACGCATCGCCTGGCAGAAACTGCTGATCGCGAACGGGCTGGCGGCGCGGACCATCCCCAAGGAATATGGGGGGTATGGCGCCGAGCCGGATATTCTCAAAGCGCGGATCATCGCCGAGGAGTTTGCGCGCACGCGTATTCCGGGCCCGATGGCCGGGCAGGGTATCTCGATGTTCGTGCCGACGCTGCTGGAGCTGGGCACGGAGGCGCAGAAGCAGGCCTACATCCGTCCGACGATCGAGGGCGAGATGATCTGGTGTCAGGGCTATTCGGAGCCGGGCGCGGGGTCTGATCTTGCGGCGGTGCGCACCTCCGCGGTTGAGGACGGCGATGATTATGTGATCAACGGATCGAAGATCTGGACCTCGACGGCCAAGCAGGCGGACATGATCTTCTGCCTTGTGCGGACGGACCCGGCGGCGAAGAAGCATGAGGGCATCACCTACATCACCTTCCCGATGACGACGCCGGGCATTGAAGTGCGCCCGCTGGTCGATATGACGGGGAGCGCGAACTTCAACGAGGTGTTCTTTACCGATGTGCGCGTGCCCAAGAGCGGCGTGATCTTTGCGCCGAACAAAGGCTGGCAGGTGGCCAACGCCACGCTGACCCATGAGCGCGGGATGCTGGGCGATCCGAACGCGACCAAGGCGCGGCTGCTGGAGCTGATCACGCTGATGAAGGCGGAGACGGTGAATGGCGCGCGGCTGATTGATAATCCCGTGCTGCGGGACCGGCTGATGAAGCTGCAGGGGGAAGTCTATGCGATGCAGGCCAATGGGCTGCGTATCACGACGAGCCGGCTTCAGGGGCAGCAGGCGGGGCTGGCGGGCCTGGTGGTGAAGTTGCAGGGGTGTGATCTCAACCATGAGATTGCGCGCCTCGCGATCGACGCGCTGGGGGAGCTGGGCATCCTCTATGAAGAGGGCGAGCATCTGCGCGCCGATGGCAACTGGCAGTGGCGGTATATGTACGATCTCGGCCTGATCATCGGCGGGGGCACCGCGCAGATCCAGAAGAACATCATTGCGGAACGCGGGCTCGACATGCCGCGTGAGCCGAAGCTGGCGAAGGTATAGGCTCATGGAATTTGCACTTTCTGAAGACCAGCGCATGCTGCAGGACAGCCTCAAGGGCGTTCTGGGCGAGGCGGCACATCTTGATCGTATACGGAAAATCGCGGCGGGCGAGACCGGCGAAGGCGCGG
It encodes the following:
- a CDS encoding crotonase/enoyl-CoA hydratase family protein; translation: MPVEYVKKGHVAIITMNRPEARNAINGEMAATMEAALDQMESDPEVWVGILTAVGKAFCAGADLKEISAGNGGALSTKKGGFAGIAKRERTKPLIAAITGSALAGGTEIALSCDMIVAADDTNFGLPEVKRSLVAGAGGLFRLPRQIGKAVALEAILTGDPLSSQRAYELGMVNKVVPEADVMAEAEKLAGRITANAPLAVAASRAVAISATAKTDEELWKDSGVAFASIINTEDYKEGPKAFIEKRAPVWKGK
- a CDS encoding acyl-CoA dehydrogenase family protein, which codes for MKLTLDPQYEAFRAEVSDTLAKNAHLAPTSEDKGYKNAKRIAWQKLLIANGLAARTIPKEYGGYGAEPDILKARIIAEEFARTRIPGPMAGQGISMFVPTLLELGTEAQKQAYIRPTIEGEMIWCQGYSEPGAGSDLAAVRTSAVEDGDDYVINGSKIWTSTAKQADMIFCLVRTDPAAKKHEGITYITFPMTTPGIEVRPLVDMTGSANFNEVFFTDVRVPKSGVIFAPNKGWQVANATLTHERGMLGDPNATKARLLELITLMKAETVNGARLIDNPVLRDRLMKLQGEVYAMQANGLRITTSRLQGQQAGLAGLVVKLQGCDLNHEIARLAIDALGELGILYEEGEHLRADGNWQWRYMYDLGLIIGGGTAQIQKNIIAERGLDMPREPKLAKV